One segment of Macrotis lagotis isolate mMagLag1 chromosome 1, bilby.v1.9.chrom.fasta, whole genome shotgun sequence DNA contains the following:
- the LOC141505185 gene encoding oligosaccharyltransferase complex subunit OSTC-like, with protein sequence MEMFYQVSFMALECPNLKLKKPPWAHMPSAMMVYALVVVMSYFLIAEEIIYDVIVESPSVGSMTDEHGHQRPVTFLANRVNGQYIMERLACSFLFTIGSLSFIILEQVNATNIPKLNRFLLFIAFVSVLLSFFTASVFMRMKLPGYLLS encoded by the coding sequence ATGGAGATGTTTTACCAGGTGTCCTTCATGGCTCTTGAGTGTCCCAACCTGAAGCTGAAGAAGCCACCCTGGGCCCACATGCCATCCGCTATGATGGTGTATGCCCTGGTAGTGGTGATGTCTTATTTTCTCATCGctgaagaaataatttatgatGTCATTGTGGAATCTCCTAGTGTTGGATCTATGACAGATGAACATGGACATCAGAGACCAGTCACTTTCCTGGCAAATAGAGTGAATGGACAATATattatggaaagacttgcatgcaGTTTCCTGTTTACAATAGGAAGTTTAAGTTTCATAATCCTAGAACAAGTCAATGCAACAAATATTCCCAAACTCAATAGGTTTCTTCTATTCATTGCTTTTGTCAGTGTCCTCTTAAGTTTCTTCACAGCGTCAGTGTTTATGAGAATGAAGCTGCCAGGCTATCTCTTGAGTTAG